The Ziziphus jujuba cultivar Dongzao chromosome 7, ASM3175591v1 genome includes a region encoding these proteins:
- the LOC125423737 gene encoding uncharacterized mitochondrial protein AtMg00300-like codes for MGPNRYSYKAERGTLKVLKGLMVAMKASKKNSLYVLGGNVVQGEASVSVNEKVSDTTLWHRRLGHISEKGLIELSKQGLLCGHKAEKLDFCEHCIYGKQARVKFNIAVHQTKGILDYVHSDV; via the coding sequence atgggtcctaacaGATATAGTTATAAGGCTGAGAGAGGCACTTTGAAGGTCTTGAAGGGTTTAATGGTAGCGATGAAAGCTTCTAAGAAGAATAGCTTGTATGTGCTAGGTGGAAATGTGGTTCAAGGTGAAGCTTCGGTCTCGGTGAATGAGAAAGTGAGCGACACCACACTTTGGCATAGAAGGCTAGGCCATATTAGCGAGAAAGGGCTAATTGAGCTTAGTAAACAAGGGCTTTTGTGTGGGCACAAGGCGGAGAAACTTGATTTTTGTGAGCATTGTATCTATGGCAAGCAAGCTAGGGTGAAGTTCAACATCGCGGTGCATCAAACTAAGGGGATCTTGGATTATGTTCATTCCGATGTATGA